A genomic segment from Paenibacillus sp. FSL K6-1096 encodes:
- the tsaD gene encoding tRNA (adenosine(37)-N6)-threonylcarbamoyltransferase complex transferase subunit TsaD, which translates to MKTETGATEPVLILAIETSCDETSVAVVKDGCEVLSNIISSQIETHRAFGGVVPEVASRKHVEVITLVIEEALSTAGVRPQELSAVAVTQGPGLVGALLVGVVAAKSLALAWNKPLIGTHHIAGHIYANRLVKELKYPNMTLVVSGGHTELVHMEREGVFRIIGRTRDDAVGEAYDKVARALGFPYPGGPYVDRLAHDAEEAYPLPRVWLEPGSYDFSFSGLKSAVLNAVNQSKMKGLEPDTAGIARGFQESVVEVLVEKAVRAVREYKAEQLLLSGGVAANKGLREELTRRCAAEGIELIVPPPVYCTDNAAMIGAAAYVKWRHDGGIPLDMVADPGLPLEKWSVSVY; encoded by the coding sequence ATGAAGACAGAAACGGGCGCTACGGAGCCTGTACTTATACTTGCCATTGAAACCAGTTGTGACGAGACCTCAGTTGCTGTTGTGAAAGACGGCTGTGAGGTGCTGTCCAACATTATATCCAGCCAGATTGAGACCCACCGGGCCTTCGGGGGCGTGGTGCCGGAGGTAGCCTCCCGCAAGCATGTCGAGGTCATTACGCTGGTGATCGAAGAAGCGTTAAGCACAGCGGGCGTCCGTCCGCAGGAGCTGAGTGCGGTGGCGGTCACCCAGGGTCCCGGGCTGGTGGGTGCGCTGCTGGTCGGCGTCGTTGCTGCCAAAAGCCTTGCGCTGGCCTGGAACAAGCCGCTTATCGGCACCCATCATATCGCCGGCCATATCTATGCCAACCGGCTGGTGAAGGAGCTGAAGTATCCCAATATGACGCTGGTCGTCTCCGGCGGTCACACCGAGCTGGTGCATATGGAACGCGAGGGCGTGTTCCGGATTATCGGGCGCACCCGTGACGATGCGGTCGGCGAGGCGTATGACAAGGTGGCCCGGGCGCTGGGCTTCCCTTATCCGGGCGGGCCGTATGTGGACCGGCTGGCACATGATGCGGAGGAGGCTTATCCGCTGCCGCGGGTCTGGCTGGAGCCGGGCTCGTATGACTTCAGCTTCAGCGGCCTGAAGTCTGCCGTGCTGAATGCGGTGAACCAGAGCAAGATGAAGGGGCTTGAACCCGATACGGCCGGCATTGCCCGCGGCTTCCAGGAGTCGGTCGTGGAGGTGCTGGTCGAGAAGGCGGTCCGTGCAGTCCGGGAGTATAAGGCAGAGCAGCTTCTGCTCTCCGGCGGGGTTGCGGCGAATAAGGGGCTTAGGGAAGAACTGACCCGGCGCTGCGCAGCCGAGGGAATCGAGCTGATCGTTCCGCCGCCGGTCTATTGTACAGATAATGCGGCGATGATCGGTGCAGCCGCTTATGTCAAATGGAGACATGATGGCGGTATTCCGCTGGATATGGTCGCTGACCCCGGCTTACCGCTGGAGAAATGGTCGGTATCTGTCTATTGA